Within Mucilaginibacter inviolabilis, the genomic segment AAAACGAAGCCAACAGTTCGGGTTTACCCTCAACAAGGTAAACTTTCATACTATGCTTGCGCAAACCATGATAATCTTTCATCAATATCAATTGGCGCATTTCGGCCAAAGCGCCAGAAAGTTCAACCCCGGTTGGGCCACCTCCCACTACTACAAATGTCATTAAAGCTGCTTTTTCCTCGGGATCCTTAGCTATTAATGACATTTCCAGATTTTGAAGTATCAGGCTGCGCAGGTTCAATGCTTCGGGAATATTTTTCATAGGCATGGCAAAATGCTCTATTTCCTTATTTCCAAAAAAGTTGGTATTTGAGCCTGTTGCTATAATCAGGTAATCAAAATAAATAGTCCCTATATTAGTAGTGAGTGTATTGTTTTCCGGATTTACACGTTCCACTTCGGCCAGGGCAAACCTGAAATTATCTTGTTTGGTAAATATCCTTCTGATAGGGAACCCGATCGAGTCGGCAGCAATGCCGCCAGCGGCCACCTGGTAAAGTAAAGGCTGAAAGGTATGATAATTATGCTTATCCAATAAAAGCACATCTACGGGCGCATTTTTAAGATTTTTGGCTAGTTCCAGACCACCAAATCCTCCACCTATAATAACTACACGGGGTTTTGTACCTTTCTTTTGATCCATAGAAAAACTTTTAAGCAAGTTTAGTGCCTTAAAAACTCAATATTACTAATTATTTCATAATCAAATTGTAAAGTTACGCAGATAACACTTTAATCATTTTTTAACATTTTTTGAATAAAATACGCTATAAATTCATATTTTTAGCAAGTTCCTGTTTAATTTAATAGGAATTTAACATCAAGAAGGTTATATTACTATTAACAATGGATAAAATTGATACAGATTCGGGAAATTCTACCCTATTACAGGAAAATAAAAGCTTGTACATCATAAAAATAGGAGGAAACGTAATTGATAACTCCGAAAACCTGTATCATTTTCTGAAAGATTTTGAAGGGTTGGATGGTTTTAAAATATTAGTACACGGCGGCGGCAAGGTAGCTACTCAAATTGCTGAGGAATTAGGCATCGAAGCCAAAATGGTTGATGGCAGGCGCATCACCGATATTGAAACCCTAAGGGTGGTTACCATGGTGTATGGTGGCCTCATCAATAAAAATATAGTGGCGCAGCTTCAGCGCTTCGGTAACAATGCTATTGGCCTTACCGGGGCCGATGGTAATTTTATAAGAGCCAAAAAACGCCCGGTAAAAACCATTGATTATGGCTTTGTAGGCGATATAGATAAAGATTCCATCAATCCTGAAAACATAAGCCGCTTAATGCAGGCAGGCTTTACCCCGGTTTTTTGCGCCTTAACGCATGATGGCGAAGGGCAGTTGTTAAATACCAATGCTGATACTATTGCTTCGGCACTGGCTGTATCACTATCGTCATTGTATAAAACAACGCTTATTTACTGTTTTGAGAAAAAGGGTGTGCTGCAGGATATTAATGATGATGAATCGCTGATCAGGGAAATTGACCCCGTACATTACGAAGAATTGAAGGCCCGGCACATTATACATAGCGGCATGTTAC encodes:
- the argB gene encoding acetylglutamate kinase; translated protein: MDKIDTDSGNSTLLQENKSLYIIKIGGNVIDNSENLYHFLKDFEGLDGFKILVHGGGKVATQIAEELGIEAKMVDGRRITDIETLRVVTMVYGGLINKNIVAQLQRFGNNAIGLTGADGNFIRAKKRPVKTIDYGFVGDIDKDSINPENISRLMQAGFTPVFCALTHDGEGQLLNTNADTIASALAVSLSSLYKTTLIYCFEKKGVLQDINDDESLIREIDPVHYEELKARHIIHSGMLPKLDNAFTAIACGVKAVIIGKSDDLGQLKENKPFGTRLSKNA